From Pandoraea vervacti, the proteins below share one genomic window:
- a CDS encoding GNAT family N-acetyltransferase: MSSSNTPHSSSSAAQAPRRVGTDLARHACTVRPVRDDDLPAITAIYAHHVRNGSASFEEIPPDEAEMRARCAKVLDASLPYLVAERDGRVLGYAYATHYRPRSAYRFTLEDSVYIAPDAIGQGVGRALLLTLIARCEGGPWRQLIANVGDSGNQASLALHTACGFQHAGMLKSVGFKFGRWVDTVLMQRALNAGDTTLPE, from the coding sequence ATGTCGTCGTCCAACACCCCGCATTCGTCCTCTTCCGCCGCGCAAGCGCCACGCCGTGTCGGCACCGACCTTGCGCGACATGCATGCACGGTGCGCCCGGTGCGTGACGACGACCTGCCCGCCATCACCGCGATCTACGCGCATCACGTACGCAACGGCTCCGCGTCATTCGAAGAGATTCCGCCGGACGAGGCGGAGATGCGCGCGCGATGCGCAAAGGTGCTCGACGCGAGTCTGCCGTATCTGGTCGCGGAGCGCGACGGCCGGGTGCTGGGCTACGCATACGCCACGCATTACCGGCCCCGCTCGGCTTATCGGTTCACGCTGGAAGACTCGGTGTACATCGCGCCCGACGCCATCGGGCAGGGCGTGGGGCGCGCATTGTTGCTCACGCTCATCGCGCGCTGCGAAGGCGGTCCGTGGCGGCAACTGATCGCCAACGTGGGCGACAGCGGCAATCAGGCATCCCTCGCGCTGCACACCGCATGCGGCTTCCAGCACGCGGGCATGCTCAAATCCGTTGGCTTCAAGTTCGGCCGCTGGGTCGACACCGTTCTCATGCAACGCGCGCTCAACGCCGGCGACACCACGCTGCCCGAGTAA
- a CDS encoding methyl-accepting chemotaxis protein, with protein MKHWSIRHRILASFGLILALMALMAGIAYTRLSAIEAETRSVEDDSAPGLYYSTMLRGAWFESYQLLQQVVAIDDNDKTRAVDLDALRAADARIDGWVKDYGTTVNRPIDRIQYDEVRGIRNQYGRISTQVLKLVVDGQMPAARAMLTEQLYPEWGRGRAAIQRLVDTNKTYSDEATHNISEAVTAAKATLLITLVVALAVAVLAGWLLFRAISVPLASVMQILEVMRSGDLTRRLNLARRDEFGALESGFNRMTDELTGLVGQAQKSALQVTTSVTEIAATSRQQQATASETAATTTEIGATSREIFATSRDLARTMTEVAGVAEHAATLAGTGHVGLTRMEDAMRHVVEAAGSVNGKLGILNEKAGNINQVVTTITKVADQTNLLSLNAAIEAEKAGEYGRGFAVVATEIRRLADQTAVATYDIEQMIKEIQSAVSAGVMGMDKFAEEVRRGMDEMRQVGDQLAQIISQVQTLPPRFQVVNEGMQAQATGAEQINQALVQLSEAAQQTAESLQQSSQAIEELNHVANGLKSGVSRFKVQALAPAGLAS; from the coding sequence GTGAAACACTGGTCGATCCGACATCGCATTCTGGCCAGTTTTGGCCTGATCCTTGCCTTGATGGCCCTCATGGCGGGCATCGCCTACACCCGGTTGTCCGCCATCGAAGCCGAGACGCGCAGTGTGGAAGACGACTCCGCGCCGGGCCTCTACTACAGCACGATGCTGCGCGGGGCGTGGTTCGAGAGTTACCAGTTGCTTCAGCAGGTCGTCGCAATCGACGACAACGACAAGACCCGCGCGGTCGACCTCGACGCCTTGCGCGCGGCCGACGCCCGCATCGACGGCTGGGTCAAGGATTACGGCACGACCGTCAACCGCCCCATCGACCGCATTCAATACGACGAAGTGCGCGGCATACGCAATCAGTACGGGCGCATCAGCACACAGGTCCTCAAGCTCGTGGTGGACGGGCAGATGCCCGCCGCCCGCGCCATGCTGACCGAGCAACTCTATCCGGAATGGGGGCGCGGGCGAGCGGCGATTCAGCGTCTGGTCGACACCAACAAGACATACTCGGATGAAGCGACGCACAACATCAGCGAAGCCGTGACGGCCGCCAAGGCCACGCTGCTCATTACGCTGGTCGTGGCGCTTGCCGTTGCCGTGCTCGCCGGGTGGTTGCTCTTCCGTGCGATCAGCGTGCCGCTCGCGAGCGTGATGCAGATTCTGGAAGTCATGCGCTCGGGCGATTTGACCCGGCGGCTGAATCTGGCGCGGCGCGACGAATTCGGCGCGCTGGAATCGGGTTTCAATCGCATGACGGACGAGTTGACGGGGCTTGTGGGGCAGGCGCAGAAGTCGGCGCTGCAAGTCACGACGTCCGTGACCGAGATTGCCGCGACGTCGCGCCAGCAGCAGGCCACGGCATCGGAGACGGCGGCCACCACCACCGAGATCGGCGCCACGTCGCGCGAGATTTTCGCCACGTCGCGCGATCTGGCCCGCACCATGACCGAAGTCGCGGGGGTGGCCGAGCATGCGGCAACGCTGGCGGGCACGGGACACGTCGGCCTCACGCGCATGGAGGACGCCATGCGACACGTGGTGGAAGCGGCCGGCTCGGTCAATGGCAAGCTCGGCATCCTCAACGAGAAGGCGGGCAACATCAATCAGGTCGTAACCACGATCACGAAGGTAGCCGATCAGACCAATCTGCTCTCGCTCAATGCGGCCATCGAAGCCGAAAAAGCCGGTGAGTACGGTCGCGGCTTCGCCGTGGTGGCCACGGAGATTCGCCGGCTGGCCGACCAGACCGCAGTGGCGACCTACGACATCGAACAGATGATCAAGGAGATCCAGTCGGCGGTGTCCGCAGGGGTGATGGGCATGGACAAGTTCGCCGAGGAGGTACGCCGCGGCATGGACGAAATGCGACAGGTCGGCGATCAACTCGCCCAGATCATTTCGCAGGTGCAAACGCTGCCGCCGCGCTTCCAGGTCGTCAACGAAGGCATGCAGGCGCAGGCCACCGGCGCGGAGCAGATCAATCAGGCGCTGGTGCAACTCTCCGAGGCCGCGCAACAGACGGCCGAGTCGTTGCAGCAGTCGAGTCAGGCCATCGAAGAGCTCAATCACGTGGCCAACGGGCTCAAGAGCGGGGTGTCGCGCTTCAAGGTGCAGGCGCTTGCGCCCGCGGGGCTGGCGTCATAA
- a CDS encoding chemotaxis protein CheW, producing MLFLRFAIATDHYVIEASHVAEVLPWLALKRLPSAPAWVAGAFSYRGESVPVIDLTRLATGLGAPERRSTRLVLVHYPAPGPNARRLGVLVERATDTLRANADAFSSSGVDLPEGRYLGPVLDTEEGLVQWVRVEQLLSDEARAMLFDAARDALADDVTDAHDVRDVPGAHEGNATGAST from the coding sequence ATGCTGTTCCTGCGTTTCGCCATCGCGACCGATCATTACGTCATCGAAGCCAGTCACGTGGCCGAGGTGTTGCCGTGGCTCGCGCTCAAGCGTCTGCCATCCGCACCGGCGTGGGTCGCGGGCGCCTTCAGCTATCGCGGCGAGTCCGTGCCCGTCATCGATCTGACGCGCCTTGCCACGGGGCTGGGCGCGCCTGAGCGCCGCTCGACGCGGCTGGTGCTCGTGCATTACCCGGCGCCCGGACCGAATGCCCGCCGCCTTGGCGTGCTGGTCGAGCGCGCCACCGACACCCTTCGGGCGAACGCAGACGCATTCAGCTCGAGTGGTGTCGATCTTCCCGAAGGGCGTTACCTCGGTCCGGTACTGGACACCGAAGAGGGCCTCGTGCAGTGGGTGCGCGTCGAACAATTGCTGAGCGACGAAGCGCGCGCCATGTTGTTCGACGCTGCACGCGACGCCTTGGCGGATGATGTGACCGATGCGCACGATGTGCGCGATGTGCCGGGCGCGCACGAGGGCAATGCAACGGGGGCGTCGACATGA
- a CDS encoding glutathione S-transferase: MTFELFYWPGLQGRGEFVRLAFEAAGTPYVEIVQGDEPGQGMDGLLHTMDDPACMDPPFAPPFLRIRHASGDELIGQTANILAYLGPLLGLVGETPRARRWVNQLQLTIADLVAEVHDGHHPIASRLYYSNQKAEARKRTADLIDYRLPKFFGYFERVLANNPQAGGWLSEGAMSYADLSLFQVIEGLRYAFPRAMSGFAKAFPRCQAVRDAVAGEPLVAAYLASSRRIPFNTTGIFRHYKELDRASPF, translated from the coding sequence ATGACCTTCGAGCTGTTCTATTGGCCGGGCCTGCAAGGCCGCGGCGAGTTTGTCCGCCTCGCCTTCGAGGCCGCCGGTACACCGTATGTGGAGATCGTGCAGGGTGACGAACCCGGTCAGGGCATGGACGGTCTTCTGCACACCATGGACGATCCCGCGTGCATGGACCCGCCCTTCGCCCCGCCGTTTCTGCGTATCCGTCATGCCTCGGGCGACGAGCTGATCGGCCAGACGGCGAATATCCTCGCGTATCTCGGGCCATTGCTCGGCCTTGTCGGAGAAACGCCCCGCGCGCGACGCTGGGTCAATCAGCTGCAGCTGACGATTGCCGATCTGGTGGCTGAGGTTCACGACGGTCATCATCCCATCGCCAGCCGGCTCTATTACAGCAATCAGAAGGCCGAAGCGCGCAAGCGCACGGCGGACCTGATCGACTATCGGTTGCCCAAGTTCTTCGGCTACTTCGAGCGCGTGCTCGCGAACAATCCCCAGGCGGGCGGATGGCTGTCGGAAGGCGCCATGTCGTACGCCGACCTGTCGCTGTTTCAGGTGATCGAGGGACTGCGCTACGCGTTTCCGCGTGCCATGTCCGGCTTCGCGAAAGCGTTCCCGCGCTGTCAGGCGGTGCGCGACGCCGTGGCCGGCGAGCCGCTTGTCGCGGCGTATCTGGCATCGTCCCGGCGTATCCCGTTCAACACCACGGGCATCTTCCGTCATTACAAGGAACTGGACCGCGCTTCGCCGTTTTGA
- a CDS encoding chemotaxis response regulator protein-glutamate methylesterase yields MRIGIVNDSVIAVEALRRTLAQRPGFDVAWVAHDGEQAVRMCSPVPPDLVLMDLVMPVMDGVAATREIMRRTPCPILIVTSDVGHHASLVFDAMGAGAVDAVDTPVLGGAHLARPASSLLAKIEAVAAQHADASAPQPAFVPRAAGNTDALVAIGASAGGPAALATLLGRLPENFSAGVIVVQHVDDAFAPGMATWLDQQTPLSVRLVEAGERPAAGVVLLAGGNRHLRVDLSGRCVFTDEPRDAVYRPSIDVFLRSVAENWRSRAVGVLLTGMGRDGAAGLGAMRTQGFITIAQDRATSAVYGMPKAAAEAGAASRILPLPNIAPQLVTLFGTL; encoded by the coding sequence ATGAGAATCGGGATCGTGAACGATTCGGTCATTGCGGTGGAAGCGTTGCGACGTACGCTGGCACAGCGACCGGGCTTTGATGTCGCATGGGTTGCGCACGACGGCGAGCAAGCCGTGCGAATGTGTTCCCCCGTGCCGCCCGATCTGGTGTTGATGGATCTCGTCATGCCCGTGATGGATGGCGTGGCGGCCACGCGCGAGATCATGCGGCGCACGCCGTGTCCGATTCTGATCGTGACGTCCGATGTGGGCCATCACGCCAGCCTCGTGTTCGACGCCATGGGGGCGGGTGCGGTGGACGCCGTCGATACGCCGGTGCTGGGCGGCGCGCATCTGGCGCGTCCGGCGTCGTCGTTGCTCGCGAAGATCGAGGCCGTTGCGGCGCAGCATGCCGACGCGAGTGCGCCGCAACCGGCGTTCGTGCCGCGTGCCGCCGGCAACACCGATGCGTTAGTCGCCATCGGCGCGTCCGCCGGCGGTCCGGCCGCGCTGGCGACGCTGCTGGGGCGGCTGCCCGAGAACTTCAGCGCCGGCGTGATCGTCGTACAGCATGTCGACGACGCCTTCGCGCCGGGCATGGCGACATGGCTCGATCAGCAGACGCCGCTTTCGGTGAGATTGGTGGAGGCGGGCGAGCGCCCGGCGGCCGGTGTGGTGCTGCTCGCGGGCGGCAATCGACATTTACGGGTCGACCTGAGCGGGCGCTGTGTTTTTACCGACGAACCTCGCGATGCGGTGTATCGTCCGTCCATCGACGTATTTCTGCGCAGCGTTGCCGAGAACTGGCGATCGCGCGCGGTGGGCGTGCTCTTGACCGGAATGGGGCGCGACGGCGCCGCAGGGCTTGGCGCGATGCGCACACAGGGCTTCATTACCATTGCACAGGATCGAGCGACGAGTGCGGTGTACGGCATGCCGAAAGCGGCGGCCGAGGCTGGCGCCGCGTCTCGGATTCTGCCGCTGCCCAATATCGCGCCACAATTGGTGACCTTGTTCGGCACGCTGTAA
- a CDS encoding CheR family methyltransferase has protein sequence MTHVPDIERLLRDTTGIDAETLGVHAIERAVRARLAALSPDMQDAPPYSRYWQRVQQSSHELQALIEAVVVPETWFFRHREAFTTLGRMAREARTARRGTASERQPLRLLSLPCSTGEEPYSMAMAMFDAGFGANDFTIDAVDISERALAVAREGLYGRNSFRGAPDTLLFRERYFTSEEDNYRVIGALRTQVRWHAGNLFDPSLVDRLGTFDFVFFRNVLIYFDRDGQRRAIAALERLMRMGATLFAGPAEGGTLTSNGLAPTGHAQAFSFRVAVPARDVIQAAPSTDATPSAHGIPARTFVPPTRPAPPTLPTRPATDSLRVAPAGESPLAPSVVSSVGAMAKAEIDVPLAQARAAADAGDFERAVALCRAVLAADRANAQAEYLLGLVEDARSDAQSALIHYRRALYLDPTHYEALVHCAALLDARGDVSGARRLMARAERAGNAMASSETHDPMQRHGTRHR, from the coding sequence ATGACCCACGTGCCTGACATCGAACGCCTGTTGCGCGACACGACAGGGATCGACGCCGAGACGCTCGGCGTCCACGCCATCGAGCGGGCCGTGCGTGCGCGCCTTGCCGCGTTGTCGCCGGATATGCAGGACGCCCCGCCGTACTCGCGATATTGGCAGCGCGTGCAACAATCATCGCACGAGCTTCAGGCATTGATCGAAGCGGTCGTGGTGCCGGAGACATGGTTCTTCCGGCATCGCGAAGCCTTCACGACACTTGGCAGGATGGCGCGGGAGGCGCGGACCGCGCGTCGCGGCACCGCGAGCGAACGGCAGCCGTTGCGGCTGCTGAGCTTGCCATGCTCGACCGGCGAAGAGCCCTATTCGATGGCGATGGCGATGTTCGATGCGGGATTCGGCGCGAACGATTTCACCATCGATGCCGTCGACATCAGCGAACGCGCGCTCGCAGTGGCCCGAGAGGGGCTGTATGGCCGAAATTCATTTCGGGGCGCGCCGGACACGCTGCTGTTCCGCGAGCGCTATTTCACCTCCGAGGAAGACAACTACCGCGTCATCGGCGCGCTGCGTACGCAGGTGCGCTGGCATGCCGGCAATCTGTTCGATCCGTCGCTCGTGGATCGGCTGGGCACATTTGATTTCGTTTTCTTTCGCAATGTGCTGATCTATTTCGACCGCGACGGACAACGTCGGGCCATCGCCGCGCTGGAACGGCTCATGCGCATGGGCGCAACGCTTTTTGCCGGGCCCGCCGAAGGCGGAACGCTGACGAGCAACGGCCTCGCCCCGACCGGACATGCGCAGGCGTTCTCGTTCCGCGTGGCTGTACCGGCGCGCGACGTGATTCAGGCGGCGCCTTCGACCGATGCGACACCGTCGGCGCACGGCATACCCGCGCGGACCTTCGTACCGCCGACTCGTCCCGCACCTCCCACGCTACCGACGCGACCCGCGACCGATTCGCTGCGGGTCGCGCCGGCGGGCGAATCGCCGCTTGCCCCGTCCGTCGTCTCGTCTGTCGGCGCCATGGCGAAGGCTGAGATTGACGTCCCGTTGGCGCAGGCGCGTGCTGCGGCCGACGCGGGCGACTTCGAGCGGGCCGTTGCCCTGTGCCGTGCCGTGCTGGCGGCCGATCGCGCCAACGCGCAGGCCGAGTACCTGCTCGGGCTGGTCGAAGACGCGCGTAGCGATGCGCAGAGTGCGCTCATCCACTATCGACGTGCGCTGTATCTGGATCCGACGCATTATGAAGCGCTCGTGCACTGCGCAGCCTTGCTCGATGCGCGCGGCGACGTATCGGGCGCACGCCGCCTGATGGCGCGTGCCGAGCGCGCCGGCAACGCAATGGCGTCCTCCGAAACGCATGACCCGATGCAACGTCACGGAACCCGACATCGATGA
- a CDS encoding hybrid sensor histidine kinase/response regulator, whose product MSDDLRNATLLDLFRMETETQAQVLGDGLLALERAPNDASQLEACMRAAHSLKGAARIVGVEAGVSLAHVLEDAFVAAQGGALALDVPVIDRLLQGVDLLMRLAHPPGRDPEWAQGAGKTEIDAFVTAFTQTLASRVGDTSKGESHGALAEEPSAFDYASYGIPTNDATDNTSRALRVSADNLDRLLRLSSEALVASRWSQPFAQSLQRLKRHQHDAGDALDRVSSALAQGADRSGEDRQVLLAALADLRRALGGGSQLLAQQIHELDDFDRRSTQLSQRLYDEALACRMRPIDDRLGGFARMVRDLGRSLGKPARLEIRGADTQVDRDILDQLEAPLGHLLRNAVDHGLESAPVRAAAGKPGEGVITLTARHSAGLLLVSVADDGAGIDIERVRETVVRRGLVTAQTAGRLDDNELLEFLMLPGFTLRDTVTDVSGRGVGLDAVRAMVATVRGTVRIEHTPGRGAKVTLQLPLTLSVVRSLLVEVAGEPYALPLANLSRTLALPQERIDMLEGRPHFTLDGKQIGLVSAQQVLCGTAPAGLAGDQPVVVFGEGDARYGLAVDKFLGERMLVVQPLDARLGKLPNIAAGALAEDGSPLLIIDTADLVRSIAKAVEMGALDRLPMRATPSGGRARKRVLVVDDSLTVRELERKLLAARGYDVSVAVDGMDGWNAVRSETFDMVITDVDMPRMDGIELVTLIKRDARTAELPVMIVSYKDREEDRQRGLDAGADYYLAKGSFHDDALLRAVVDLIGESGS is encoded by the coding sequence ATGAGCGACGATCTGCGCAACGCCACGCTGCTCGACCTGTTCCGCATGGAGACGGAGACGCAGGCACAGGTGCTCGGCGACGGGCTGCTGGCGCTCGAACGTGCGCCGAACGACGCGTCGCAACTCGAAGCCTGCATGCGGGCCGCGCATTCGCTCAAGGGGGCGGCGCGCATCGTCGGGGTCGAGGCGGGGGTGTCGCTCGCTCACGTGCTGGAAGACGCCTTCGTCGCTGCTCAGGGCGGCGCGCTCGCGCTTGACGTGCCGGTCATCGATCGCCTGTTGCAAGGCGTGGACCTGCTCATGCGCCTGGCGCATCCGCCGGGGCGCGATCCTGAGTGGGCGCAGGGTGCGGGCAAGACCGAAATCGATGCCTTCGTCACCGCATTCACGCAAACGCTTGCCTCGCGAGTGGGCGATACGTCGAAGGGAGAGTCGCACGGCGCGTTGGCAGAAGAACCGAGCGCGTTCGACTACGCCAGCTACGGCATACCGACAAACGACGCCACCGACAATACATCGCGGGCGTTGCGCGTTTCCGCAGATAACCTCGACCGGCTGTTGCGACTATCGAGCGAGGCCCTGGTGGCGTCGCGCTGGTCGCAGCCCTTCGCGCAGTCGTTGCAGCGCCTCAAGCGGCATCAGCACGACGCGGGCGACGCGCTCGACCGCGTGAGCTCGGCACTGGCGCAGGGGGCCGATCGCTCGGGCGAAGACCGTCAGGTATTGCTCGCGGCGCTGGCCGATCTGCGCCGTGCGCTCGGCGGGGGAAGTCAGTTGCTCGCGCAGCAGATCCACGAGCTCGACGACTTCGACCGTCGCTCGACGCAACTGTCGCAGCGCTTGTACGACGAAGCCCTCGCGTGCCGCATGCGCCCCATCGACGATCGGCTCGGCGGCTTCGCGCGCATGGTGCGCGACCTCGGGCGCTCGCTCGGCAAGCCGGCGCGACTCGAAATTCGCGGCGCCGACACACAGGTCGATCGGGACATTCTCGATCAGCTCGAAGCGCCGCTGGGGCATCTGCTGCGCAATGCTGTCGACCACGGATTGGAGAGTGCGCCGGTGCGTGCGGCGGCAGGCAAGCCGGGCGAAGGCGTCATCACGCTCACTGCGCGCCACAGCGCGGGTTTGCTTCTGGTCAGCGTGGCCGACGACGGTGCAGGAATCGACATCGAACGCGTACGCGAGACCGTGGTCCGGCGCGGGCTGGTGACGGCGCAAACCGCCGGACGACTCGACGACAACGAACTGCTCGAATTCCTGATGCTGCCGGGCTTCACGCTGCGCGACACGGTGACGGACGTCTCGGGTCGTGGCGTCGGCCTCGATGCGGTGCGGGCGATGGTGGCGACGGTGCGCGGCACGGTACGTATCGAGCACACGCCGGGGCGTGGCGCCAAGGTCACGCTGCAATTGCCGCTGACGCTCTCGGTGGTGCGCAGCCTGCTCGTCGAAGTCGCCGGTGAACCTTACGCACTGCCGCTCGCGAACTTGTCGCGTACGCTGGCGTTGCCGCAGGAACGCATCGACATGCTCGAAGGGCGCCCGCATTTCACGCTGGACGGCAAGCAGATCGGCCTCGTGAGCGCGCAGCAAGTGCTGTGCGGCACCGCGCCTGCGGGGCTTGCGGGCGATCAGCCCGTCGTGGTGTTCGGTGAGGGCGACGCGCGCTACGGGCTGGCCGTCGACAAATTCCTCGGCGAGCGCATGCTCGTCGTGCAACCGCTCGATGCGCGCCTGGGCAAGCTGCCCAATATTGCCGCCGGCGCGCTCGCGGAAGACGGCTCACCGCTGCTTATCATCGATACGGCCGATCTGGTGCGATCGATCGCCAAGGCGGTCGAGATGGGGGCGCTCGACCGGTTACCGATGCGCGCCACGCCATCGGGCGGGCGTGCACGCAAGCGCGTGCTGGTCGTCGACGATTCGCTGACCGTGCGCGAACTTGAGCGCAAGTTGCTCGCCGCGCGCGGCTACGACGTGAGTGTGGCCGTCGATGGCATGGATGGCTGGAACGCAGTGCGAAGCGAAACGTTCGACATGGTGATCACCGATGTCGACATGCCGCGCATGGACGGCATCGAACTGGTGACCCTGATCAAGCGCGACGCGCGCACGGCGGAATTGCCGGTCATGATCGTTTCCTATAAAGATCGCGAGGAAGATCGACAACGCGGACTCGATGCGGGCGCCGACTATTACCTCGCGAAGGGCAGCTTCCACGACGACGCGCTGTTGCGCGCTGTTGTGGATCTCATCGGGGAGTCGGGGTCATGA
- a CDS encoding diguanylate cyclase — protein MVLLVDDQAMVGEAIRRALSGEPNIDFHYCANPDDALRVAEQTRPTVILQDLVMPGTDGLSLVRQYRASPLTRDIPIIVLSTKEEPTIKREAFAAGANDYLVKLPDTIELVARIRYHSRSYMNLLQRDEAYRALRESQQQLLETNLELQRLTHSDGLTGLANRRYFDEYFGAEWRRALREQREMALLMIDVDNFKIYNDTYGHIAGDDVLRRVARTMAEAAARPADLAARFGGEEFVMVLPNTSASGAAAIAEKVRAQIEAMAIPHVGSANGRHVTISLGGAALVPRTHMASTSLIESADLALYRAKQQGKNRVEMQPGVS, from the coding sequence ATGGTGTTGCTCGTCGACGATCAGGCCATGGTCGGCGAAGCGATCCGGCGCGCTCTGAGCGGCGAGCCGAACATCGATTTTCACTACTGTGCGAATCCGGACGATGCCTTGCGCGTTGCCGAACAGACACGACCGACCGTCATCCTTCAGGATCTCGTCATGCCGGGCACCGACGGTCTCTCGCTCGTGCGTCAGTATCGCGCCAGTCCGCTCACGCGTGACATCCCGATCATCGTGCTCTCGACGAAAGAAGAGCCGACGATCAAGCGAGAGGCGTTCGCGGCCGGGGCCAATGACTATCTGGTCAAGCTGCCCGACACCATCGAGCTGGTCGCGCGCATTCGGTACCACTCCCGGTCGTATATGAACCTGCTGCAACGCGACGAGGCATACCGCGCATTGCGCGAGAGTCAGCAGCAATTGCTCGAGACCAATCTGGAGTTGCAGCGGCTCACGCATTCCGATGGCCTCACGGGGCTGGCCAACCGTCGTTACTTCGACGAGTATTTCGGCGCGGAATGGCGACGGGCGCTTCGTGAGCAGCGCGAAATGGCGCTCTTGATGATCGACGTCGACAACTTCAAGATTTACAACGACACGTACGGCCACATTGCGGGCGACGACGTGCTGCGCCGCGTGGCGCGCACGATGGCGGAAGCGGCGGCGCGTCCCGCGGATCTCGCCGCGCGCTTCGGCGGCGAGGAGTTCGTGATGGTGCTGCCCAATACGTCGGCCAGCGGGGCGGCGGCGATTGCGGAGAAGGTGCGCGCGCAGATCGAAGCGATGGCGATTCCGCACGTCGGGTCGGCCAACGGCCGGCATGTGACGATCAGTCTGGGTGGTGCGGCGCTGGTGCCGCGCACACACATGGCGTCGACGTCGTTGATCGAGTCGGCGGATCTGGCGCTGTATCGCGCCAAGCAACAGGGCAAGAATCGCGTGGAGATGCAGCCAGGCGTTTCCTGA
- a CDS encoding chemotaxis protein CheW — protein MTDRELAPEAGVMAGNVAPISSQAAKPNDNALHRQAAELLDRLPVAPVDPAPWRAARVDQNVMRSQSLLLFRLADEWLALPASAIEEVTPMRAWHTVPGHRQRALLGLVNLRGALVPCLSLGELLGVQPAPQTQGTPSNTLRASTARLLALRHGQHLSAFPVTEVYGTVTPASTALGAVPATALGASDGFAVAVLPWREHVVGVLDPLRVGAAFDRGLA, from the coding sequence ATGACCGATCGCGAATTGGCGCCTGAGGCCGGTGTCATGGCTGGCAACGTCGCCCCCATCTCCTCGCAGGCAGCAAAACCAAACGACAACGCCTTGCACAGGCAGGCCGCGGAATTGCTCGACCGGTTACCGGTGGCGCCCGTCGACCCTGCCCCCTGGCGTGCTGCGCGCGTCGATCAGAACGTGATGCGTAGTCAGTCGTTGTTGCTCTTTCGTCTGGCCGACGAATGGCTGGCGTTGCCCGCATCCGCCATCGAAGAGGTAACGCCCATGCGCGCCTGGCACACGGTGCCAGGACATCGTCAGCGCGCGTTGCTCGGGCTGGTCAATTTGCGCGGCGCGCTCGTGCCTTGTCTGTCGCTGGGCGAACTGCTCGGCGTACAACCGGCGCCGCAAACGCAGGGCACGCCGTCCAACACGTTGCGCGCGAGCACCGCACGTCTGCTTGCGTTACGCCACGGGCAGCACTTGAGCGCGTTTCCGGTGACCGAAGTCTATGGGACCGTCACCCCGGCCAGCACGGCGTTGGGTGCCGTGCCCGCGACGGCGCTCGGCGCGTCCGATGGCTTTGCCGTCGCCGTCTTGCCCTGGCGCGAGCATGTCGTCGGGGTGCTCGATCCGCTGCGTGTGGGCGCCGCGTTCGACAGGGGCCTCGCATGA